Proteins encoded by one window of Nocardioides euryhalodurans:
- a CDS encoding tRNA (adenine-N1)-methyltransferase, whose amino-acid sequence MAEHDDRVSPDVPTEAWSGVHRGPLREGEWVRLTDSKGRRHNFELVAGKRFFSNKGHLEHDELIGRDEGFTVTSSAGGEYLVFRPLLSEYAVSMPRGAAVVYPKDSAQIVALADIFPGADVVEAGVGSGALTCSLLRAVGPHGRVSSYERREEFADVARRNVTQFFGGDHPAWALTLGDLAEELPRSGERADRVILDMLAPWECLDAVADALRPGGIVCAYVATTTQLSRFVETVRVQGGFTEPAAWESLVRDWHVEGLAVRPGHSMIGHTAFLVTARRMAAGERPPVKRRRPAPGAYGPDYAGPRPPDLPPQVAEETPGG is encoded by the coding sequence GTGGCTGAGCACGACGACCGCGTGTCGCCCGACGTGCCCACCGAGGCGTGGTCCGGCGTACACCGCGGCCCGCTGCGCGAGGGCGAGTGGGTGCGGCTCACCGACAGCAAGGGCAGGCGTCACAACTTCGAGCTGGTCGCCGGGAAGCGGTTCTTCTCCAACAAGGGCCACCTCGAGCACGACGAGCTGATCGGTCGTGACGAGGGCTTCACGGTCACCTCGAGCGCCGGGGGCGAGTACCTCGTCTTCCGCCCGCTGCTCTCCGAGTACGCCGTCTCCATGCCGCGCGGGGCAGCCGTGGTCTACCCCAAGGACTCCGCCCAGATCGTGGCGCTCGCCGACATCTTCCCCGGGGCCGACGTGGTGGAGGCCGGGGTCGGCTCCGGCGCGCTGACCTGCTCGCTGCTGCGGGCCGTCGGCCCGCACGGTCGCGTGTCGTCCTACGAGCGGCGCGAGGAGTTCGCCGACGTCGCGCGACGCAACGTGACCCAGTTCTTCGGGGGCGACCACCCGGCGTGGGCCCTCACCCTGGGCGACCTGGCCGAGGAGCTGCCGCGCAGCGGCGAGCGCGCCGACCGGGTCATCCTCGACATGCTCGCGCCGTGGGAGTGCCTCGACGCCGTGGCCGACGCGCTGCGTCCCGGTGGGATCGTGTGCGCCTACGTCGCGACCACCACGCAGCTCTCGCGGTTCGTGGAGACCGTCCGCGTCCAAGGCGGGTTCACCGAGCCCGCGGCCTGGGAGTCGCTGGTGCGCGACTGGCACGTCGAGGGGCTCGCGGTCCGGCCGGGCCACTCGATGATCGGGCACACCGCGTTCCTGGTCACCGCTCGCCGGATGGCGGCGGGGGAGCGGCCCCCGGTGAAGCGCCGACGGCCCGCTCCCGGCGCCTACGGGCCCGACTACGCCGGTCCCCGGCCCCCCGACCTGCCGCCGCAGGTGGCGGAGGAGACCCCCGGGGGCTGA